The following are encoded in a window of Arctopsyche grandis isolate Sample6627 chromosome 4, ASM5162203v2, whole genome shotgun sequence genomic DNA:
- the LOC143910786 gene encoding LOW QUALITY PROTEIN: pickpocket protein 28-like (The sequence of the model RefSeq protein was modified relative to this genomic sequence to represent the inferred CDS: substituted 2 bases at 2 genomic stop codons) → MHDAVKIELPFENRDEEYKNRAVKKKRLTCKNYFVEFASATSLHGLQYVGERGRTVIERIWWISMFIFSLITCTYLIYKVYMKWDQSPVIVSFAESPTPVWEVPFPAIAICSETKSRQTIFNLTEAFHNIENLTDHEITLLETVSLVCNSFTLEKKYNKSNFTSNEAINLLTSVVPDLNEMMVNCLIGTTLHNCSDLFTPILTQEGLCFTSNMLNAQELFRNEMQVSLHTLVEMPQVSQQYFRVPLNQEVIAAVKPNMITTSEGLKSYNPKRXQCYFPNERKLRYYKVYTQNNCDLECLTNYTDFLCDCVTFSMPNDLMQKISKIGFNNENLTDIDTYLFDYVKDCNCLPACTAIEYDVEVSQADYNWKXVYESYAENITEEIQMARMVLFVKQPQFITSRRSELYGTTDFLANCGGLLGLCLGFSFLSLIEIIYFLTLRACCNLRNGIKNKNKSPEEKYK, encoded by the exons ATGCACGACGCGGTAAAAATTGAATTGCCATTTGAAAATCGAGACGAGGAATACAAAAACAGAGCCGTTAAAAAAAAACGTCTTACATGCAAGAACTATTTCGTGGAATTCGCTTCAGCAACAAGTCTACATGGACTTCAATATGTAGGAGAAAGGGGCAGAACAGTCATTGAAAG AATATGGTGGATCTCAATGTTCATATTTAGCCTTATAACATGCACCTATCTTATTTATAAAGTGTACATGAAATGGGACCAAAGTCCTGTGATTGTAAGCTTTGCTGAATCGCCTACACCTGTTTGGGAG GTTCCGTTTCCTGCTATTGCAATATGCTCAGAGACGAAATCAAGACAAACCATTTTCAACTTGACTGAGGCTTTTCACAATATAGAAAATTTAACTGATCATGA AATTACACTACTTGAAACGGTATCTTTGGTTTGCAACAGTTTTACGCTAgaaaaaaagtacaataaatCCAATTTTACCAGTAatgaagcaataaatcttctgaCTAGT GTAGTTCCCGATCTAAATGAAATGATGGTAAATTGTCTAATTGGTACGACACTTCACAATTGCAGTGACCTTTTTACGCCAATTTTAACACAGGAAGGCTTGTGTTTTACATCTAATATGTTGAATGCGCAAGAGCTATTCCGAAATGAAAtgcaa gtatctctACACACGCTTGTGGAAATGCCCCAAGTATCCCAACAATACTTTAGAGTTCCACTGAATCAAGAAGTTATAGCGGCAGTGAAACCCAACATGATAACCACTTCTGAGGGATTGAAGAGTTACAACCCAAAaag ATGACAGTGCTATTTCCCAAACGAAAGGAAATTGAGGTATTACAAAGTGTACACACAAAATAATTGTGACTTAGAATGTCTAACCAACTATACTGATTTTCTCTGCGACTGTGTGACCTTCTCAATGCCaa ATGACTTAATGCAGAAGATCAGTAAAATcggcttcaacaatgaaaacttGACTGATATAGATACTTATCTGTTTGATTATGTAAAAGATTGCAACTGTTTGCCGGCGTGTACAGCAATCGAGTATGATGTGGAAGTATCTCAGGCCGATTATAATTGGAAATAAGTTTATGAAAGCTACGCAGAAAATATTACAGagga AATACAGATGGCTCGAATGGTGTTGTTCGTTAAACAACCTCAATTTATaacatcacgtcgatctgaatTGTACGGAACCACAGATTTCCTAGCCAATTGTGGTGGTTTATTGGGACTTTGTCTCGGATTTTCGTTTCTCAGTCttatagaaattatatattttttgactttAAG GGCTTGTTGCAATTTAAGGaatggtattaaaaataaaaataaatcacctGAAGAAAAATACAAGTaa